The sequence taatttaacaggTAAAGTAGACGAAagatattcatattttattttctaaaagctAAAAATGCATCGTGTTACGTTTTAATATCTTTTAGCCATAAGTGAGTTATTGAAACACATGCTGTAAATACCGTATTGTTCTCTTTTCAGAGCTGCTTAGAGGTTTAGTTGAAGGCGTATATTGGTGAGTGCGttttaaataataacataatataggGTAGATTTTCTACGTTTATTTATATACTTATAGTGCACACATTTACATAAGATAATATGGGTAATAGTAGTAAAGGTTTTGTATACAAGTGCATTCACTCAATGTCACTAGACTTAATCCAGCTATTGAATTTCTTTGGAAAGTACTTCCATTTGACAAACAATTGCTTCTGTTTTCCTTTGCCTCTTgtctttaaaattgtttcaatctTCCACATATGGTCCGGATCAATGTTCACCCTTTGCAGTTCGCTTTGATAGAAACTTCCTTTAATTTCTTCCTGCTGCATGTCAGATAACCTATATATAGGAAGAGTCCCTCTGTAGTAACGCTTGCTTATTTGAAATATCTCTCCGCTGTATGTTTGGTCATAAGCGCGAGTAAATATATCTTTCAAGTGTGTTACTCTTACAAAATCTCCGATCTTATACATGTAGCGTTTCTTCGTAGCTTTAGATATCTGTTTATGAGATGATTTGTGAGCAAAGTAGGTTGATAATCTGACTTCTTCTTCGTTAGCATGATTTACATCAGCTGGTGCCATTCCTATTGTTCTGTGCATTGTCTGGTTATAACTGTCGGCTATGTCCTCCAGGATTGGAATATAATTGTAATCATCCTTATACGTAAAGTAGCGAATGATTTTTGACTTTATGGTCAAGTTGGCCCTTTCTGCTATTGAACTCTTTGTTTCATTCTGTGTAGGTGAATATATGACGCCATGCTTCTTCATCAGCGTTTGTACGGGTATTGCTCTGAACTCCTGACCTAAAATTGAACATAAATATAATCAATTTCTAAAACACACacagaattttatataattttcttgtCATACAAAATGTTTAGAGTATAGGAACATTACTACTTGTAATATGTACTTTTACATAAAACGGTGTTTCTTTAATATGATGTATTAGAAATCAATAAAACAAATACCTTTATCAGTAATAAGTCGTTTGGGAACCCGACCAGACtttttcagaatgtctttgaatgcATCTGTTACATCTTGTCCAGTTTTTTGCTTCAGCGGTCTCAACCATACGTATTTGCTAAAGGTGTCGATTACaagtaatatatatttgaattttttgttccatttttcaaattttttcatgTCTATCAAATCTGCCATCCAAAGATCATCTTTTCCAGCGCTTACGACATGGTTTCTTTGAAATCGTCTTCGTACAGGCTTGTGTAGACTGTATGATTCTTGATTGTGCAAAAATTTTCTGATCTTGTGCATGCCAATATGatattttccttcatttttcaCCACTTTGTACAGTTTTTGTGGTCCATTATAACTAGCTGGATGCGACggatcaaaataaattttctttaaatagtcCTCCCACGGAGCCATGTCCGCACTATCCAAAGTCAACAACATAAATGAATTGAATGTCCACATGTTACTATATTTATTCAGTATCAGTTTCGTCTTCTTCGCTTTCATCATCTGTTTCTTCGTCCGACAATTCTGTCTCAAACAGTTCTTTAAAGTCAGACTTGTACTTTCGCAGCACACGCTTAATTGCCGATTGAGTGCTTACATTCTTCTGTGTCAATGAATGTATGTCTTGTAAAATCTTTTGATGGAGTGTACTGTTTTGAAGTGGCAGAATATACGAATCCAACAAATACTCGTATTTTGTGAAGAATGTGCGTTCATTATACGGCTGAATACGATCTTCTGTCATTTCATGTGCAGACTCCTTGTCTTCTCCGTCCTGTATAAACTGATTATACAATTTGTCGTACTTATCGTCGTTATAGTCTATAGCTTTTTCCCAGAGGGAAAGATATGCCTGATTTTCCCCAACGTCATGTTCCATTTCATCATCACTGCTGTCTTCTATTTTCTTCTTCTTTGGTTGTGTGCTATCGTTATTTTCTGCACACCACCCTCGTTTTACGTGTCTTTGCACGTCATGTGAGGAGTCAAACAAATGTCCACAATCGTCGCAAGCATTTGTATTTTCTGATTGCTGCTCGCCTTTTATACAATTCTGGTTCTGTTTTGTTATGTGATTGGTCAATTCAATTTGCCTTTCGGTTTTCCCTACCCTCCTTGTTACATCGTACTTCAATCTGTCATGTTCCAGTGTAAATGGTTTTAGGGTTTTCCCTACCCTCCTTGTTACATTGTACTTCAATCTGTCATGTTCCAGTGTAAATGGTTTTAGATCCACCAACAGATAGCCATAGGGCTGTTTTGTTGCTTTCTCAAACTTCTTCAAAAAGTAATCAGTTTTACCAGGGTACATCTGCCTCGCTAATGTGATCGTAGCCTGTTTATCTATTGGATTATTGAACAACACTAAGTAATGACAGTTTCTCCTCTGTGTCGGGTCCTTGCTGGCGTACAGATTTTGATTAATAGAAATCACTGACAAAGATCGGTGATGCGATCCCTCTGTGAATAAATCTGTGATTCTTTTGTCCTTTCCAGCCTCCAACATCATATCATCCAGTATCAATAAGTTGTTCAATTTCTGATCAAAAAAGTCATCGTCTTCAATATCCGACGGAATGCCTTGGTGAAACTCAACTCTTGGATagatttttctttgaatttcgGTATACATTGGCTGCCATCTCCTATACAACCAAACTGTCCTTTGTATCTGAGGACAGATCTTAGTGCTGTTATTCTGCAGCCAGTCCTTGACTAGTGTTGTCTTCCCGCAAGCCGTTGGACCTGAAACCATCATGGTAAACGGGTGTTGAAAGACTATATCCTCCGAGGCGTCAGTAGTTTTTTCTTGCGGCTCTGTTTTAAGTAGTTTTCCTTGCGAAGGCGGCGGTGGTATTTGCTGATGTGCGGGCGGCGTTAAGCCCTGCGGAGGCGGCGGTGGTATTTGCTGTTGTGCGGGCGGCGGTAAGCCATGTGACGGTGGCGTCCCCTGTGGCGGCGGCGGCATTTGCTGCTGTGCGGGCGACGGTAAGCCATGTGATGGCGGCGTACCctgcggcggcggcggcggcggcggcggcggcgacAGCGGATACGCTTCACTGCTCTGCGGATACACTTGACTGATTTCACGgtgtttgtttcttttgtgtCTCAACATAACATCTCTTCTCGAAAAGTCCTGGGTACAGACAGGACATGTTGCCGGATACATGTTGTTCCAATGCGGACTTAATCGCAAATAAgccttattttctatttttgtgcTTTTTAAACCCTCATTCATAGACTGCCTTCTAAATTAACCAATTAAAATGCAAGAAAGAGTAGCCAATGAAAACGTCTTTTTAATGCCTGGATGGCCAGTAAAAAGTCTGCTATTCTGACCAATCAGATGCAATTTTCGGTAACCAATTAGATGTTGGAAATAATATTCACTCGTATATCTACAAATTAACTTAGCGAGTATTTCTTTCTATTTCCAGACGTCAAGCAGTCAACATGAAATTTTGTTGCCCCGAGTGTGATTACAAAACAGACAAAAAGAGCGAACTACTAAAACATCAGCGCTCTGCCAATCACTGGGAAAAGTTCAACTGTAATATATGTGGAAAAGTATTCACAAGGAAGGATAATTTAGACAGACATGTTTACAAGCACCgaaatgaaaacagttttcattgCTCAGAATGCGGATGTGCATTTAGTCGGGAAGACAATCTTTTCAGACATTTGCGAGACAAACATCAAGTTGGTGGCGGTCGTAAGCGGGCAGGAACATCCACTTCAGAAGCATCAGCTCCAAAAATTAGAAAACTTACTAATGCCAAGGAATACTACAATCTGCGTAAAGTCAACGAAaggataataaaaaagtttaggACCAAATCATCGACATACAAGGCCACATTCAAGAACTTGGAAGTTGTGGAATTACAAGACATTTTAACTACGTTACAGGCATTGTTTTCTTCCATATTTAACGATATCACAAAAGGGAGTAAGTCAAATGATCTCGTTCGAATTGTTGTGCAAAGTCCAACATTGGATTACCCTATAGTTATTCCATTTGGACCTGTAACAACCTTAACTGCTGATCGTTTCCTTCAGGAAGTGGAACGTGTTTTACAATCAAATGAGGATTTTGTTATCAATGAGAGTTTGGAATTCGAAATAACATTGGTAGACATGCCAAGCGGCGGTGCTCAAAAACGGTGCAAATTTGTGAACAATGACAGATTTTTACTGgaaaagaaatgtattattcgGATTAAAAACTCGGACAGTATATGTTGTGCAAGGGCCATAGTAACAGCAAAGGCCAGAATTGATAAACATGAAAAGTGGGAGAGCATTAGAAAAAGTTACGAACCGCAGGGTGACCTAGCTAGAGCTTTACATAAAGCTGCCAATGTAAAGGAAGGCCATTGTGGAATAGAAGAAATCAAACAATTTCAAACAGTACTGGCGGGATACCAGCTACACGTTCTCTCTAAAGAACATTTTAATGCTATGATTTTTACTGGACCAGAAgcggaaaacaaaatatatttatattatcacGAGGCCCATTACGATGTCATCACGTCAATGTCCGCGTTTTTGACACGAAATTACTTCTGCACCACATGTAATAGAGGGTACGACCATAAAGACAAACACGTTTGTAACAACATCTGCTCTTCTTGCCGAAAAGTACACGAGAAGAATGACTTGGACGAGTGGATGCATTGCCAAATATGTAACAGATACTTTCAGGGACAGGAGTGCTTTGATCTCCACGCAACGATTACCTATAAAGGTAATTCAACCTGTAAGACTTATTACAGGTGCGCTGAATGTAGTACGACAATCAACAGAAAAATGCATAAGAAAGACCACGTATGCGGGGAGCGATATTGTGACACTTGCAAAATCTTCGTCAGTGAAACGCATCAATGTTTTATGATGCCTGAAGAAACGGCGGATGATACGTCAATGTCAATTGAAGAAGAACTTATAAACGAGGAGGAAACTGCTAAAACGTTCATCTTCTTCGATTTTGAGTGCACACAAGAGGACATGGTAGCCTGTCGTAAAGGATATCTTCCCGACTCATCTGGAATTTGTTCCAACTGCAGCAAAACAATGTGTGGTTCTCTCGAGCACAAGCCCAACCTGTGTGTGGCTCACAaagtatgtacaaaatgtatacagcACGATATCACCAACACAAGCCAATGTAACAACTGTgctaaaaatgaacatattttcaaAGGTAGCTCGACCTTAGACGACTTTTGCTTGTGGCTCTTTTCAGAAGATAATTTTAATACCACAGTGATTTGTCATAACTTTCAAGGATATGACTCATATCCTATTCTTCAGTATCTATACCGAAATGCCATCGTTCCTAAGATTGTTCCAAATGGAGCAAAAGTGATGAGTCTTGTTGTAGAGTCATGCAAGGTTAGAATGATTGATTCAATCAATTTTATACCCATGGCACTGGCGAAACTACCAGCTATGTTTGGCATTGAAGAATTGAAAAAGGGTTACTTTCCACACCTCTACAATCGAATGGAAAACCAAGGAGCAGTGCTTGATTGCTTACCAGATGTACAATATTACAACTACGACTCGATGAAGCCATCAGACAGAGAAATATTCTTGAaatggtatgaagaaaacaaagaCAAGCCATTTAACTTTCAGTCGGAATTGTTGGAGTACTGTAGATCTGACGTAGATATACTTAGACGAGGTTGTATAACCTTTCGGGATAACTTCATGAGCATAACAAACATTGATCCATTCGAGCAATGTATTACAATAGCCTCTGCGTGTAATTTAGTTTTTAGAACTAACTTTTTAGAACAAGATTCTATCGGCATTATTCCACATCACGGATATAAACCGGAACAAATGCAATCAGTTAAAGCGTTGCAGTGGATTAAATACCTGTCGCATACCCAAGGTCACCAGATTCAACATGCCAGGAACGGTGGTGAAAAGTGCTTAGGGCCATACATGGTTGATGGTTACTACGAGACTATCGGGGGCGAAAAGGTCGTATTAGAATTTCATGGAGATTTTTGGCACGGAAATCCGACAAAGAACTCCAATTCTACAGTGAATCCGGTGAGAAAACTAACCATGGGTGAACTCTACCAGAGGACACTTGATAAGAAGAAATACTTGGAGGAAAATGGCTATACGTATGTATCAATATGGGAGTCAGAATTTGACCAGCAGTTAATCGGAGATCCTGTAATGGCTGAATTTATCAAAAACTGTCAAATTATAACACCTTTGCAGCCGAGAGACGCGTTCTTTGGAGGACGTACAGAAGCATTTACACTCTACAAAGAAGCTTCATCGGTAGAAACAATCCAGTACTACGATGTCACGTCTCTTTATCCTTTCATTAACAAAACCGGAAAAGTACCATCGGGTCATCCTATCATCATCacagaaaattttgaaagtcTTCAAAACTATGAAGGCCTGATTAAATGCAAAGTCATTCCACCACGTCAGCTGTTTCACCCTGTTCTACCATGCAAAGTCAACGGCAAGTTGTTATTTCATCTATGTAAATCGTGCGCAGACGTTAAGAATGAAGGTACGTGTACTCATACAGATGAACAACGGTCTTTTGTAGGAACGTGGGTGACAGATGAACTAAAGAAAGCCATTGAAAAAGGCTATCAAATCGCGAACATCTATGAAGTCTGGCACTTTGAGAACGTGTCGCAATACGATCCCAATACTATGAAAGGAGGCGTATTTGCTGAGTATGTAAATACCTTCTTGAAACTGAAGCAGGAAGCTAGCGGTTGGCCATCGTGGTGTACAACAAAAGAACTAAAACAGAAGTATATTACACAATACCATGAAAAGGAGGGTATCTGGCTTGATtatgaaaacatacaaaaaaattcCGGCATGAGAGCCTTAGCAAAGTTGATGCTGAATTCGTTTTGGGGTAAATTTGGACAACGTTCAAACATGTCACAAGTTGAAATCATCGACGATCCTGCCGTATATTTCGATAAATTGACCAGTGAAAAAGAAGACGTCACCTGTGTTAATTATGTTTCAGACGACCTGGTTGAAATGAGATGGAAATATAAAGACGATTTTGTGGACACTAACGCAAAAACAAATGTCATTATAGCTGCTTATACGACTGCCCAAGCCCGTCTAAAACTGTACAGTTACTTAGAGCCTTTAGCTGAAAGGGCATTGTACGCGGACACAGATTCGGTTATATTTGCCACAAAGGAGGGTGAATGGGTGCCTTCCCTAGGTGATTATCTCGGCGATCTTACTGACGAAGTTTCAGGAAACGCTATAATAACTTTCATTACTGGAGGTCCAAAAAACTATGCATTTCGCTTAAAAAAGCCGGATgaatctggaaaacaaacacaTTGTAAAATGAGAGGAATCACACTCAGTTACAGAAATTTACAAACGATCAATTTCGATGTAATGAAGACAATGGTACTTGATAGTTCCAAAGAATCAATAACAGTCAAGGATCTTTTCAAAATTAGTAGAGACAGAAATAGTACAAAACTTTTAACTATGTCACAAAACAAAGATTACAGACTAGTGTTTGACAAGCGAGTCATTCGTGAAAACTATATGTCTTATCCATATGGATTTTAACTGATATAAAGACAATATTGCTTGTACAGAACATTGGCAAAAAAGACTATTTCCCTGTTGGACAGTGAACAATGTGTTTATTGATTGAGTGGATTAAGTGTTATTGTAAATAATAGGTTCAATGTTATGCAATTAAAAATTATGaagtatattgaacttttttctatgtaaatagttttcatatatattgtacattaagATGTTATAGTTGTGTATCATAGTcctaataaaaagaatataaactGTATGCTGTTTCTTATTGAACTGTGTCTTAACATTGATCAACTATACGACTGTACATGTATACACTTGTAACAGAACCGTTACAGTTGGTATTATGTTTATATGGCCCTTGCATCAACCGATATAAGCATACTATATAGAACCTAGACACAACAGCCTACCATACCGGGTGGACATGTACTGTTACTAGTACATTTGGATGGCCCTATTAGCATTCTATATCATGTACGTGTTGCGTGATTGATCTACTTTTGATCTAATTTTAAAACGCATTTCATCAAAACTCCACTCTAATAGCAATTCAATTAACCAAGCAATTAAAAGCCATAAAACATGTAGCGTAGCATTGTTTTACGGTATTGATAACGTCACGCTTTGAATATACTGAAAGTTTCCTCCTCTGAACATTCCCTCCTCCGAGACCAAGATGGCGgctttatatagaacatatagggAAAATGATGACGTCACACTCCCTGAAGATAGGCACATGACTACTAAATTTAATCCGtttagaaagtttaaagttagaacaaaatgctgtccataagacagcatgatCGACTTTTCTAAGTGCTGgattctgaattagagctttgccagtaaaaggggcataataatcAAAAGGTTTGAAAGTAACACACCTATTGGAcgctatataaaacttaaacaaaaatattttaagttaaaaaggggcataactctgtcaatattaaatcagagttatggggatgtttctcctggtgtagattttgacaGTACAAAACTGTTTTTTAAGTTTCAGCTcgaaagctttaatagtaatagGGATATTTGACTTTCTCAAAAGCTTCGAAATGTCGAGCGAAAAATGCTACAttattgtatattacatattttctaacagcattttcaaaagcaacattattatattacattGTACTCAATGCAAATGTTATCACCTTTTCTCACGAGTTCGCT is a genomic window of Mercenaria mercenaria strain notata chromosome 18, MADL_Memer_1, whole genome shotgun sequence containing:
- the LOC123538220 gene encoding uncharacterized protein LOC123538220; this translates as MMKAKKTKLILNKYSNMWTFNSFMLLTLDSADMAPWEDYLKKIYFDPSHPASYNGPQKLYKVVKNEGKYHIGMHKIRKFLHNQESYSLHKPVRRRFQRNHVVSAGKDDLWMADLIDMKKFEKWNKKFKYILLVIDTFSKYVWLRPLKQKTGQDVTDAFKDILKKSGRVPKRLITDKGQEFRAIPVQTLMKKHGVIYSPTQNETKSSIAERANLTIKSKIIRYFTYKDDYNYIPILEDIADSYNQTMHRTIGMAPADVNHANEEEVRLSTYFAHKSSHKQISKATKKRYMYKIGDFVRVTHLKDIFTRAYDQTYSGEIFQISKRYYRGTLPIYRLSDMQQEEIKGSFYQSELQRVNIDPDHMWKIETILKTRGKGKQKQLFVKWKYFPKKFNSWIKSSDIE
- the LOC123564310 gene encoding uncharacterized protein LOC123564310, translating into MKFCCPECDYKTDKKSELLKHQRSANHWEKFNCNICGKVFTRKDNLDRHVYKHRNENSFHCSECGCAFSREDNLFRHLRDKHQVGGGRKRAGTSTSEASAPKIRKLTNAKEYYNLRKVNERIIKKFRTKSSTYKATFKNLEVVELQDILTTLQALFSSIFNDITKGSKSNDLVRIVVQSPTLDYPIVIPFGPVTTLTADRFLQEVERVLQSNEDFVINESLEFEITLVDMPSGGAQKRCKFVNNDRFLLEKKCIIRIKNSDSICCARAIVTAKARIDKHEKWESIRKSYEPQGDLARALHKAANVKEGHCGIEEIKQFQTVLAGYQLHVLSKEHFNAMIFTGPEAENKIYLYYHEAHYDVITSMSAFLTRNYFCTTCNRGYDHKDKHVCNNICSSCRKVHEKNDLDEWMHCQICNRYFQGQECFDLHATITYKGNSTCKTYYRCAECSTTINRKMHKKDHVCGERYCDTCKIFVSETHQCFMMPEETADDTSMSIEEELINEEETAKTFIFFDFECTQEDMVACRKGYLPDSSGICSNCSKTMCGSLEHKPNLCVAHKVCTKCIQHDITNTSQCNNCAKNEHIFKGSSTLDDFCLWLFSEDNFNTTVICHNFQGYDSYPILQYLYRNAIVPKIVPNGAKVMSLVVESCKVRMIDSINFIPMALAKLPAMFGIEELKKGYFPHLYNRMENQGAVLDCLPDVQYYNYDSMKPSDREIFLKWYEENKDKPFNFQSELLEYCRSDVDILRRGCITFRDNFMSITNIDPFEQCITIASACNLVFRTNFLEQDSIGIIPHHGYKPEQMQSVKALQWIKYLSHTQGHQIQHARNGGEKCLGPYMVDGYYETIGGEKVVLEFHGDFWHGNPTKNSNSTVNPVRKLTMGELYQRTLDKKKYLEENGYTYVSIWESEFDQQLIGDPVMAEFIKNCQIITPLQPRDAFFGGRTEAFTLYKEASSVETIQYYDVTSLYPFINKTGKVPSGHPIIITENFESLQNYEGLIKCKVIPPRQLFHPVLPCKVNGKLLFHLCKSCADVKNEGTCTHTDEQRSFVGTWVTDELKKAIEKGYQIANIYEVWHFENVSQYDPNTMKGGVFAEYVNTFLKLKQEASGWPSWCTTKELKQKYITQYHEKEGIWLDYENIQKNSGMRALAKLMLNSFWGKFGQRSNMSQVEIIDDPAVYFDKLTSEKEDVTCVNYVSDDLVEMRWKYKDDFVDTNAKTNVIIAAYTTAQARLKLYSYLEPLAERALYADTDSVIFATKEGEWVPSLGDYLGDLTDEVSGNAIITFITGGPKNYAFRLKKPDESGKQTHCKMRGITLSYRNLQTINFDVMKTMVLDSSKESITVKDLFKISRDRNSTKLLTMSQNKDYRLVFDKRVIRENYMSYPYGF